A section of the Streptomyces sp. SCL15-4 genome encodes:
- a CDS encoding AIM24 family protein, with protein sequence MKGDLFSSQHVVQPAVAPGMSVENAKCVKYAVDGEMYARQGAMVAYRGDLRFERKGQGVGGMLKRAVTGEGLPLMAVRGRGEAWFAHEAQNCFIVDVEPGDQFTVNGRNVLCFDASLSYEIKTVKGSGIAGGGLFNSVFTGQGRLGLVCEGNPLVIPVSAQAPVYVDTDAVVGWTTHLQTSLHRSQSLGSMLRGGSGEAVQLMFQGEGFVVVRPSELTPQKNQQH encoded by the coding sequence ATGAAGGGTGATCTGTTTTCCAGTCAGCACGTGGTGCAGCCGGCCGTGGCGCCGGGAATGAGCGTCGAGAACGCCAAGTGCGTCAAGTACGCGGTGGACGGCGAGATGTACGCCCGGCAGGGCGCGATGGTCGCCTACCGCGGCGACTTGAGGTTCGAGCGCAAGGGACAGGGCGTCGGCGGCATGCTCAAGCGTGCGGTCACCGGTGAGGGGCTGCCCCTGATGGCGGTGCGCGGACGGGGCGAGGCCTGGTTCGCGCACGAGGCGCAGAACTGCTTCATCGTCGACGTCGAGCCCGGCGACCAGTTCACCGTCAACGGCCGCAACGTCCTGTGTTTCGACGCCTCGCTGTCGTACGAGATCAAGACGGTGAAGGGGTCGGGCATCGCCGGCGGCGGCCTGTTCAACAGCGTGTTCACCGGGCAGGGCCGGCTCGGCCTGGTCTGCGAGGGCAACCCGCTGGTCATCCCCGTGTCCGCGCAGGCGCCGGTGTACGTCGACACGGACGCGGTGGTGGGCTGGACCACCCATCTGCAGACCTCGCTGCACCGCTCGCAGTCCCTCGGCTCGATGCTGCGCGGCGGGTCCGGGGAGGCCGTGCAGCTGATGTTCCAGGGCGAGGGGTTCGTCGTGGTGCGGCCGAGCGAGCTGACGCCGCAGAAGAACCAGCAGCACTGA
- a CDS encoding serine hydrolase domain-containing protein yields the protein MVLATVGRAAVLGAVGLSLLAVPAHAAAGTRTAAAAGARQAPGSPAPAARQAPGSPAPAALPAPDTAGLAAVLRSVVAQGAPGALARIDDHGRTYRVTRGVADRATGRAIGTADRFRIGSVTKTFTTVVLLQLADEHRLRLDAPVNRYLPGLLPDDRITVRHVLGHRSGLYDYTDDMFAASVPGFEAVRNKVFTYRQLVALSLKKPRTNAPGAAYAYSNTNFVVAGMLVEKLTGQPVATAYQNRLIKPLKLTDTFYVHPRTAIPGRHTRGYLTPDAAGAPLVDATAQTVSWAQSAGAVISSARDLDVFYGALLKGRLMSAARLADMERFTKVNGTTAYGLGLRRRTLSCGVSVYGHTGAVQGYYTYAFGTKDGARTLTAMANTSNNAKVLNTLAGTLESAFCGK from the coding sequence ATGGTCTTGGCAACGGTGGGGCGGGCAGCGGTTCTCGGCGCGGTCGGGCTGTCGCTGCTCGCGGTCCCCGCGCACGCGGCGGCCGGAACGCGGACGGCCGCCGCCGCGGGAGCACGGCAGGCACCGGGCAGTCCGGCCCCGGCGGCACGGCAGGCACCGGGCAGTCCGGCCCCGGCGGCGCTGCCGGCCCCGGACACCGCGGGTCTGGCGGCGGTGCTGAGGTCGGTGGTGGCCCAGGGCGCGCCGGGGGCGCTGGCCCGGATCGACGACCACGGCCGGACCTACCGGGTCACCCGCGGCGTGGCCGACCGGGCCACCGGGCGGGCCATCGGCACCGCCGACCGGTTCCGGATCGGCAGTGTCACCAAGACCTTCACGACCGTGGTGCTGCTCCAACTGGCCGACGAACACCGGCTCCGGCTGGACGCGCCGGTCAACCGCTACCTGCCGGGCCTGCTGCCGGACGACCGGATCACCGTCCGCCATGTGCTCGGCCACCGCAGCGGCCTGTACGACTACACCGACGACATGTTCGCCGCCAGCGTCCCGGGCTTCGAGGCGGTCCGCAACAAGGTGTTCACCTACCGGCAGTTGGTCGCCCTCTCCCTGAAGAAGCCCCGCACCAACGCGCCCGGCGCCGCCTACGCCTACTCCAACACCAACTTCGTCGTCGCCGGGATGCTCGTGGAGAAGCTCACCGGACAGCCGGTGGCGACCGCCTACCAAAACCGTCTCATCAAGCCGCTGAAGCTGACCGACACCTTCTACGTCCATCCGCGGACCGCGATCCCCGGCCGGCACACCCGCGGATATCTGACGCCGGACGCCGCGGGCGCCCCGCTGGTCGACGCGACCGCGCAGACCGTGTCCTGGGCGCAGAGCGCGGGGGCGGTCATCTCCAGCGCCCGCGATCTCGACGTCTTCTACGGCGCGCTGCTGAAGGGCAGGCTGATGTCCGCCGCGCGCCTCGCCGACATGGAGCGGTTCACCAAGGTGAACGGCACGACGGCGTACGGGCTCGGGCTGCGGCGGCGCACTCTGTCCTGCGGGGTGTCGGTGTACGGGCACACGGGGGCGGTGCAGGGCTACTACACCTACGCGTTCGGCACGAAGGACGGCGCGCGGACCCTCACCGCCATGGCCAACACCTCCAACAACGCCAAGGTGCTCAACACGCTGGCCGGGACACTGGAGTCGGCGTTCTGCGGGAAGTGA
- a CDS encoding UBP-type zinc finger domain-containing protein: MNDAVGTGGIDPDVPPSGPGCVECEETGGWWFHLRRCALCGHIGCCDDSPSRHATAHFRATGHPVVRSFEPGEDWFWNYATEELCAGGPELAPPTSRPAGQPVPGPAGRVPDDWARTLH; encoded by the coding sequence ATGAACGACGCCGTGGGAACCGGGGGCATCGACCCGGACGTGCCGCCGAGCGGGCCGGGCTGCGTGGAGTGCGAGGAGACGGGCGGCTGGTGGTTCCATCTGCGCCGCTGCGCGCTGTGCGGGCACATCGGCTGCTGCGACGACTCCCCGTCGCGGCACGCCACCGCCCACTTCCGGGCGACCGGTCACCCGGTGGTCCGCAGTTTCGAGCCGGGCGAGGACTGGTTCTGGAACTACGCCACCGAGGAGCTGTGCGCCGGCGGACCCGAGCTGGCTCCTCCGACGAGCCGTCCCGCCGGCCAGCCGGTCCCGGGCCCGGCGGGGCGGGTGCCCGACGACTGGGCGCGGACCCTGCACTGA
- a CDS encoding M4 family metallopeptidase, with protein sequence MAVAVAVTTAATGLAGTAFAAPATGTQRSAASAAASDAAVVVEAARTAAFAHASATGVSKGDELHAQDVMIDPEGARHVRFVRTHAGLQVLGGDLVVHLDGKLGYTGVTRAADHAVKPAAQARLTAAQAAAKAAKAAKGDAGGAQLVVDARAGASALAYQVTVTAQDTSRTVVVDAVTGKVRSNTPTRDEFLSPKLLDTLRDRGESLDPATGTGSAAAASGLAGSGATGATRYPSAAKGTGKTLFVGNVGLTTTQTSRGHYQLKDPNRYGTETRDAKGSYTEKFSAGAKFTNTNNVWGNGKTTSRVTVAADAQYGVTKTLDFYKSTFKRKGIRNNSKAAQAMVHWGKKVANAFWDPTCNCMLYGDGDGQMFKKPLVVLDVTGHELTHGVVEATANLQPTFVDSDGNQYGEPGSLNESLADIFGSNVEFYAKNAKDTPDYLVGEKLGLAQKFLRRLDHPSLDKLEGTIDYWSPKVYDTEVHAGSGVSSHAYYLLAEGSGKKKIGSVTYNSPTYHSIKVKGIGRAKATAIYYRALTRYMVSTTDFHQARTATLKAAKDLYGANSTEYKTVNTSWSAVNVTAANTPRARH encoded by the coding sequence GTGGCGGTCGCCGTCGCGGTGACGACGGCAGCCACGGGCCTGGCCGGTACGGCCTTCGCGGCTCCCGCCACGGGGACGCAGCGCTCCGCCGCCTCCGCCGCCGCCTCCGACGCCGCGGTGGTGGTGGAGGCGGCGCGCACCGCGGCCTTCGCGCACGCCTCGGCGACCGGCGTCTCCAAGGGCGACGAACTGCACGCCCAGGACGTCATGATCGACCCCGAGGGCGCCCGGCACGTCCGCTTCGTCCGCACCCACGCGGGCCTGCAGGTGCTCGGTGGCGACCTCGTCGTCCACCTCGACGGCAAGCTCGGCTACACCGGCGTGACCCGCGCGGCCGACCACGCCGTCAAGCCCGCCGCCCAGGCCAGGCTGACCGCCGCCCAGGCCGCCGCGAAGGCCGCCAAGGCGGCCAAGGGCGACGCGGGCGGAGCCCAGCTCGTGGTGGACGCCCGCGCCGGCGCCTCCGCGCTCGCCTACCAGGTCACCGTCACCGCCCAGGACACCTCCCGCACGGTCGTCGTCGACGCGGTCACCGGCAAGGTGCGCAGCAACACGCCGACCCGGGACGAGTTCCTGTCGCCGAAGCTGCTCGACACCCTGCGCGACCGCGGCGAGAGCCTCGACCCGGCCACCGGCACCGGCTCCGCCGCGGCCGCCTCCGGCCTGGCCGGCTCCGGCGCCACCGGTGCCACGCGCTACCCGTCGGCCGCCAAGGGCACCGGCAAGACCCTCTTCGTGGGCAACGTCGGTCTCACCACCACGCAGACCTCGCGCGGCCACTACCAGCTCAAGGACCCGAACCGGTACGGCACCGAGACCCGGGACGCCAAGGGCTCGTACACCGAGAAGTTCAGCGCCGGCGCCAAGTTCACCAACACGAACAACGTGTGGGGCAACGGCAAGACCACCAGCCGGGTCACGGTCGCCGCCGACGCCCAGTACGGCGTGACCAAGACGCTGGACTTCTACAAGTCCACGTTCAAGCGCAAGGGCATCCGCAACAACAGCAAGGCCGCCCAGGCGATGGTCCACTGGGGCAAGAAGGTCGCCAACGCCTTCTGGGACCCCACCTGCAACTGCATGCTGTACGGCGACGGCGACGGCCAGATGTTCAAGAAGCCGCTCGTCGTCCTCGACGTCACCGGTCACGAGCTGACCCACGGCGTGGTGGAGGCGACCGCCAACCTCCAGCCGACCTTCGTCGACTCCGACGGCAACCAGTACGGCGAGCCCGGCTCGCTGAACGAGTCGCTCGCGGACATCTTCGGCTCGAACGTCGAGTTCTACGCCAAGAACGCGAAGGACACCCCGGACTACCTGGTCGGCGAGAAGCTGGGCCTCGCGCAGAAGTTCCTGCGCCGCCTGGACCACCCGTCGCTGGACAAGCTCGAGGGCACCATCGACTACTGGTCGCCGAAGGTCTACGACACCGAGGTGCACGCCGGCTCCGGTGTCTCCTCGCACGCCTACTACCTCCTCGCCGAGGGCAGCGGCAAGAAGAAGATCGGCAGCGTCACCTACAACTCGCCGACCTACCACAGCATCAAGGTCAAGGGCATCGGCCGGGCCAAGGCGACCGCCATCTACTACCGGGCGCTCACCCGCTACATGGTCTCCACCACCGACTTCCACCAGGCGCGCACCGCGACCCTGAAGGCGGCCAAGGACCTGTACGGCGCGAACAGCACCGAGTACAAGACGGTCAACACCTCGTGGTCCGCGGTCAACGTGACCGCCGCCAACACCCCGCGCGCCCGCCACTGA
- a CDS encoding ATP-binding protein, with protein sequence MSGRIVPCSPWEIGSLFLFEKLRPEQLGRLCAAGRVELFEPGPVYTEGDPATCLFVMIEGTVVLSRRVGADDVEVSRTSQRGVYAGAMQAYLGDRVRQVYRNSMRVTEPTRFFVLPADVFADVMREWFPMAVHLLDGLFFGSKNTQAMIGQRERLLALGSLSAGLTHELNNPAAAAVRATATLRERVAKMRHKLGLIAEGPFSREVLARLVEIQERTAERVAKAPVLSPLEASDREDALTDWLQEHGIGHGWQLAPAFVQAGLDTDWLEQVAAAVGEEILPNAVGWLNYTIETELLMNEIEDSTSRISHLVDAAKQYAQLDRASYRVVDVHELLDSTLLMLSGKRGPGIEVVKDYDRALPPVPAYPAELNQVWTNLVDNAVSAMNDAGGQGTLTVRTARDHERLLVEFRDTGPGIPPEIKDRIFDPFFTTKPVGEGTGLGLDISWRIVVDKHHGTLRVDSVPGDTRFQVLLPLTAGPSGEEPR encoded by the coding sequence GTGAGCGGGCGGATCGTGCCGTGCAGCCCCTGGGAGATCGGCTCGCTGTTCCTGTTCGAGAAGCTCCGTCCCGAACAGCTGGGCCGGCTGTGCGCGGCGGGCCGGGTGGAGCTGTTCGAGCCCGGCCCGGTGTACACCGAGGGCGACCCCGCCACCTGCCTCTTCGTGATGATCGAGGGCACGGTGGTGCTGTCCCGGCGGGTCGGCGCCGACGACGTGGAGGTCAGCCGGACCTCGCAGCGCGGGGTGTACGCGGGCGCGATGCAGGCCTACCTCGGCGACCGGGTGCGGCAGGTGTACCGCAACTCGATGCGGGTCACGGAGCCGACGCGGTTCTTCGTGCTGCCGGCCGACGTCTTCGCGGACGTGATGCGCGAGTGGTTCCCGATGGCCGTGCACCTGCTGGACGGCCTGTTCTTCGGGTCGAAGAACACCCAGGCGATGATCGGGCAGCGGGAACGGCTGCTGGCGCTCGGCTCGTTGTCGGCGGGGCTCACGCACGAGCTGAACAACCCGGCGGCGGCAGCGGTCCGGGCGACGGCCACGCTGCGCGAGCGGGTCGCGAAGATGCGGCACAAGCTCGGCCTGATCGCCGAGGGCCCGTTCTCCCGGGAGGTGCTGGCGAGACTGGTGGAGATCCAGGAGCGGACCGCGGAGCGGGTGGCGAAGGCGCCGGTGCTCAGCCCGCTGGAGGCGTCCGACCGGGAGGACGCGCTCACCGACTGGCTCCAGGAGCACGGCATCGGCCACGGCTGGCAGCTCGCGCCCGCCTTCGTGCAGGCCGGACTCGACACGGACTGGCTGGAGCAGGTCGCGGCGGCGGTCGGCGAGGAGATCCTGCCGAACGCGGTCGGCTGGCTCAACTACACGATCGAGACCGAGTTGCTGATGAACGAGATCGAGGACTCCACCTCCCGCATCTCGCACCTGGTCGACGCGGCCAAGCAGTACGCGCAGCTGGACCGGGCGTCGTACCGGGTGGTGGACGTGCACGAACTCCTCGACAGCACCCTGCTGATGCTGTCCGGGAAGCGGGGGCCGGGCATCGAGGTCGTCAAGGACTACGACCGCGCGCTGCCGCCGGTGCCCGCCTACCCGGCGGAACTGAACCAGGTGTGGACCAACCTCGTGGACAACGCCGTGTCCGCGATGAACGACGCGGGCGGGCAAGGCACCCTGACCGTGCGGACGGCACGCGACCACGAGCGGCTGCTCGTGGAGTTCCGGGACACCGGTCCCGGTATCCCGCCGGAGATCAAGGACCGGATCTTCGACCCGTTCTTCACCACCAAGCCGGTCGGCGAGGGCACCGGGCTCGGCCTGGACATCTCCTGGCGCATCGTCGTCGACAAGCACCACGGCACCCTGCGGGTGGACTCGGTGCCCGGCGACACCCGCTTCCAGGTGCTGCTGCCGCTGACCGCCGGACCGTCCGGGGAGGAACCGCGATGA